Proteins encoded in a region of the Candidatus Providencia siddallii genome:
- the accA gene encoding acetyl-CoA carboxylase carboxyl transferase subunit alpha: protein MIDFLDFEQPIVELETKISSLTLINNQNNQKEITRLQKKYIELTQKIFSNLNAWQITKLSRHPQRPHTLDYISNIFTNFYELAGDRTYANDKSIISGIARLEGRPIIIIGHQKGREIKEKIIRNFGMPTPEGYRKSLRIMKLANRFKLPIITFIDTPGAYPGIEAEERGQSEAIAKNLREMSRLSVPIICTIIGEGGSGGALAIGIGDKINMLQYSTYSVISPEGCASILWKTTDKAPLAAESMCITSTRLKKLKLIDNIIIEPLGGAHRNYKEISLSLKKRILEDLIELDNLNIKDLKKLRYKRLMGYGYC, encoded by the coding sequence ATGATAGATTTTCTTGATTTTGAACAACCAATTGTTGAATTAGAAACAAAAATTAGTTCTTTAACTTTGATCAATAATCAAAACAACCAAAAAGAAATAACAAGATTACAAAAAAAATATATTGAATTAACACAAAAAATTTTTTCAAACTTAAATGCTTGGCAAATCACTAAACTTTCCAGACACCCGCAACGTCCTCATACTTTAGATTACATTTCGAATATTTTTACAAATTTTTACGAATTAGCTGGTGATCGTACATATGCAAATGATAAATCAATTATCTCTGGAATAGCACGATTAGAAGGTAGACCTATCATAATTATTGGTCATCAAAAAGGTCGTGAAATAAAAGAAAAAATCATTCGTAATTTCGGAATGCCAACACCTGAAGGATATAGAAAATCATTACGAATAATGAAACTTGCTAACAGATTTAAACTTCCTATTATTACTTTTATTGATACACCAGGTGCTTATCCAGGTATTGAAGCAGAAGAAAGAGGACAATCTGAAGCAATAGCTAAAAATTTACGTGAAATGTCTCGTTTATCTGTACCAATAATATGCACTATTATTGGTGAAGGCGGATCAGGTGGTGCTTTAGCAATAGGTATTGGTGATAAAATTAATATGTTGCAGTATAGTACTTATTCAGTTATATCTCCAGAAGGATGTGCTTCAATTTTATGGAAAACTACAGATAAAGCGCCATTAGCTGCTGAATCAATGTGTATTACTTCAACACGTTTAAAAAAATTAAAATTAATTGATAACATAATAATAGAACCATTAGGCGGGGCTCATCGTAATTATAAAGAAATATCATTATCATTAAAAAAACGTATTTTAGAAGATTTAATTGAATTAGATAATTTAAACATTAAAGATTTAAAAAAATTACGATATAAACGATTAATGGGATACGGATACTGCTAA
- the pssA gene encoding CDP-diacylglycerol--serine O-phosphatidyltransferase: MSLKFKQIKCQQYLINLPKVFQSVSDINILYSTKDFKKILLKKISQAKSIIYITALYLEKDDGGKKIMHALYAAKKANHFLDIKIFVDWHRAQRGYIGSNTKLTNAEWYCKLSRLYPNINISIFGVPINTREALGVFHLKGFIFDDVLIYTGASINNVYLHMYDKYRYDRYLLIKNIQLTTIMKQFIDNILLKSNAINLLNVSNRPKTIKLKSLIKKFRFNLKNTSYNFLNNATNNVLSITPFIGLGKKNNLNNLIINLIGSTKNNIIICTPYFNFPSILVKIITKLLYNGKKVEIIVGDKTANDFYILPEKKFKIISILPYLYEMNLRFFVKKLQFFIDKKQLIIRIWKCNDNTYHLKGIWVDDSWQLITGNNLNPRAWKLDLENAILIHDPKKELDNQKCYELKCIRTYTNIINHYNELDDIHIYPIKIKKIIRRIRRIRLDKIINQIL, translated from the coding sequence ATATCGTTAAAATTTAAACAAATAAAATGTCAGCAATATTTAATTAATTTACCTAAAGTTTTTCAATCAGTTTCTGATATAAATATATTATATAGTACAAAAGACTTTAAAAAAATTTTATTAAAAAAAATTTCTCAAGCAAAAAGTATTATATATATAACTGCATTATATTTAGAAAAAGATGATGGAGGTAAAAAGATAATGCATGCATTATATGCAGCAAAAAAAGCTAATCATTTTTTAGATATAAAAATTTTTGTAGATTGGCATCGTGCTCAAAGAGGATATATTGGAAGTAATACAAAATTAACAAATGCAGAATGGTATTGTAAATTATCAAGATTATATCCAAATATAAACATTTCTATTTTTGGTGTTCCTATTAATACAAGAGAAGCTTTAGGTGTTTTCCATTTAAAGGGTTTTATTTTTGATGATGTGTTGATATATACAGGAGCTAGTATTAATAATGTTTATTTGCATATGTACGATAAATATCGATATGATAGATATTTATTAATAAAAAATATTCAATTAACAACAATTATGAAACAATTTATAGATAATATTTTGTTAAAATCAAATGCAATTAATTTACTTAATGTTTCAAATCGTCCAAAAACTATAAAATTAAAATCTTTAATTAAAAAATTTCGTTTTAATTTGAAAAATACATCTTATAATTTCTTAAATAATGCAACAAATAATGTACTTTCAATAACACCTTTTATTGGGTTAGGTAAAAAAAATAATTTAAATAATTTAATAATTAATTTAATTGGGTCAACTAAAAATAATATAATAATATGTACACCATATTTTAATTTTCCTTCTATATTAGTAAAAATAATTACAAAATTGTTATACAATGGTAAAAAAGTCGAAATTATTGTCGGCGATAAAACAGCTAATGATTTTTATATTTTACCAGAAAAAAAATTTAAAATAATTTCTATTTTACCTTATTTATATGAAATGAATTTACGTTTTTTTGTTAAAAAATTACAATTTTTTATAGATAAAAAACAACTTATTATTCGAATATGGAAATGTAATGATAATACTTATCATTTGAAAGGTATATGGGTTGATGATAGTTGGCAGTTGATTACAGGAAATAATTTAAATCCTAGAGCATGGAAATTAGATCTTGAAAATGCAATTCTTATCCATGATCCTAAAAAAGAATTAGATAATCAAAAATGTTATGAATTAAAATGTATTCGTACTTATACTAATATAATTAATCATTACAATGAATTAGATGATATACATATATATCCAATAAAAATAAAAAAGATAATACGTAGAATACGTCGTATTAGATTAGATAAAATTATTAATCAAATTTTATAA
- the lpxB gene encoding lipid-A-disaccharide synthase, translating to MINNRKINIGIIAGEISGDILGARLIKNFKKKNPNIHFIGIAGPLMKKEGCKALYGIEILSIIGIIEILKYLPKLILIRKNIIKQFIKNKIDIFIGIDSPDFNLNIEMQLKSKGIKTIHYISPSIWAWRKKRIIKIKKATDLILVFLPFEKKIYDEFNIPCCFIGHTMADKIPLIPNKQKTRLRLNIPEKAKCLAILPGSRYSEIKKLSNIFLKTAKILKKYFKDLYIIVPTANEKCRQQFELIKQKNFPDVFITILNGQSIDAMISADVTLLASGTASLECMLAKCPMVVCYKMNFFTFLFAKILIKTPYISLPNLLAKKEIIKEFLQKECQPNKLSNQLIQLLNNEKYCKILKKNFLKLHKTIRHNADEKAVNEILKLIKI from the coding sequence GTGATTAACAATCGTAAAATTAATATTGGAATTATTGCCGGCGAAATATCTGGTGATATTCTTGGAGCAAGATTAATTAAAAATTTTAAAAAAAAAAATCCTAATATACATTTTATTGGTATTGCAGGACCTTTAATGAAAAAAGAAGGTTGTAAAGCTTTATATGGAATTGAAATTCTATCAATTATTGGAATTATTGAAATTTTAAAATATTTACCTAAACTAATATTAATTCGTAAAAACATTATTAAACAATTTATTAAAAATAAAATAGACATTTTTATAGGTATCGATTCACCAGATTTTAATTTAAATATTGAAATGCAATTAAAATCAAAAGGAATAAAAACAATTCATTATATTAGTCCATCAATATGAGCATGGAGAAAAAAACGAATAATAAAAATAAAAAAAGCAACTGATTTAATTTTAGTATTTTTACCTTTTGAAAAAAAAATTTATGATGAATTTAATATACCATGTTGTTTTATTGGACATACAATGGCTGATAAAATACCATTAATTCCAAATAAACAAAAAACAAGATTACGATTAAATATCCCTGAAAAAGCAAAATGTTTAGCAATATTACCTGGTAGTAGGTATTCTGAAATAAAAAAGTTGAGTAATATTTTTTTAAAAACCGCAAAAATATTAAAAAAATATTTTAAAGATTTATATATTATTGTACCAACAGCGAATGAAAAATGTAGACAACAATTTGAATTAATAAAACAAAAAAATTTTCCAGATGTTTTTATTACCATTTTAAACGGACAATCTATAGATGCAATGATATCTGCAGATGTTACATTATTAGCATCTGGAACCGCATCATTAGAATGCATGTTAGCAAAATGCCCAATGGTAGTATGTTATAAAATGAATTTTTTTACTTTTTTATTTGCAAAAATATTAATAAAAACACCTTATATTTCATTACCTAATTTATTAGCAAAAAAAGAAATAATAAAAGAGTTTTTACAAAAAGAATGTCAACCAAATAAATTAAGCAATCAATTAATTCAACTATTAAATAATGAAAAATATTGTAAAATTTTAAAAAAAAATTTTTTAAAATTACATAAAACAATACGTCATAATGCAGATGAAAAAGCTGTAAATGAAATATTAAAACTAATAAAAATATAA
- the lpxD gene encoding UDP-3-O-(3-hydroxymyristoyl)glucosamine N-acyltransferase produces the protein MFSIQLIDLAKQLNAQLHGNGNIIINGIAPIHLANNKQITFLSNNHYINNLKNCKAAAVILTKKNLKYCNITALVVEDPYVAYAYIAQIMDTTPSPAKNIHTSVIINNDVKIGKNVSIGANTVIETGVVLCDNVKIGAGCFIGKNVFIKKKTYLWANITIYHNVKIGKNCIIHSNTVIGSDGFGYANKEGNWIKIPQLGTVIIGDNVKIGASTTIDRGALDNTIIGNGVIIDNQCQIAHNVVIGDNTAIAGGVIMAGGLKIGKSCIIGGASVFNGHIEICDKVTITGMGMVMRSINKPGIYSSGIPLQPNKIWRKTTVLILNIDTINKRLKTIEHIVNSKNQKKQ, from the coding sequence ATGTTTTCAATTCAATTAATTGACCTTGCAAAACAATTAAATGCACAATTACATGGCAATGGCAATATTATAATTAATGGAATAGCACCAATACATTTAGCAAATAATAAACAAATAACTTTTTTATCAAATAACCATTATATTAATAATCTTAAAAATTGCAAAGCAGCCGCAGTAATACTCACAAAGAAAAATCTTAAATATTGCAATATTACTGCATTAGTTGTAGAAGATCCTTATGTTGCTTATGCATATATAGCACAAATTATGGATACAACACCATCACCAGCAAAAAATATTCATACATCTGTAATTATTAATAACGATGTAAAAATAGGAAAAAATGTATCAATCGGTGCTAATACTGTTATAGAAACAGGAGTAGTATTATGCGATAATGTAAAAATTGGAGCTGGATGTTTTATTGGAAAAAATGTTTTTATTAAAAAAAAAACATATCTTTGGGCAAATATTACTATTTATCACAATGTTAAAATAGGTAAAAATTGTATAATTCATTCTAATACTGTTATTGGATCTGATGGGTTTGGTTATGCTAATAAAGAAGGAAATTGGATAAAAATTCCTCAATTAGGTACAGTAATTATAGGTGATAATGTAAAAATAGGTGCAAGTACTACAATTGATCGTGGTGCATTAGATAATACAATAATAGGCAATGGAGTTATTATAGATAATCAATGTCAAATTGCGCATAATGTTGTAATTGGCGATAATACAGCAATTGCTGGTGGCGTAATTATGGCTGGAGGACTTAAGATTGGTAAATCTTGCATAATTGGCGGCGCAAGTGTATTTAACGGTCATATAGAAATATGTGATAAAGTAACTATAACAGGAATGGGGATGGTTATGCGTTCAATTAATAAACCAGGCATATATTCTTCTGGTATTCCATTGCAACCTAATAAAATTTGGCGTAAAACAACTGTTTTAATTTTAAATATCGATACTATTAATAAACGATTAAAAACAATTGAACATATAGTTAATAGTAAAAATCAAAAAAAACAATAA
- the yegQ gene encoding tRNA 5-hydroxyuridine modification protein YegQ, which translates to MLKPELSSPAGSLKNMRYAFAYGADAVYAGEPRYSLRVRNNEFNYKNLSQGIKEAHNLNKKFYIVINIIPHNDKLKTFSKDLIKIVKLKPDALIISDPGLIMITRELFPEIKIHLSVQANTINWASVKFWKQIGLNRIILSRELSINEIFEIKKLVPDIELEVFIHGSLCMAYSGRCLLSSYINKRDSNQGACTNICRWKYNIYEYKKYRINNIENSSIFKNKIINKTFTINNNTSKEYMLLSEDEHGSYIINSKDLCAIKYIEKLIKIGINSFKIEGRTKSFYYCARTAQIYRKAINSVINGKQVSNFLISSIKKLSNRGYTEGFLNRHANHISYQNYDFSHSISSSQQFVGEFTGKFLNNFAELNVKNKFSIGDSLEIMTISKNIVFILKTLKNYKNEIINIAPGDGHVVYLKIPKNTDIKFALLIRNIKK; encoded by the coding sequence ATGTTAAAACCAGAGCTATCATCACCTGCAGGTTCATTAAAAAACATGAGATATGCATTTGCTTATGGAGCAGATGCTGTTTATGCGGGTGAACCACGTTACAGTTTACGCGTGCGAAATAACGAATTTAATTATAAAAATTTATCACAAGGAATTAAAGAAGCTCATAATTTGAATAAAAAATTTTATATTGTTATAAATATAATTCCTCATAACGATAAATTAAAAACTTTTTCTAAGGATTTAATAAAAATAGTAAAATTAAAACCAGATGCATTAATTATATCAGATCCTGGGTTAATAATGATAACACGTGAATTATTTCCTGAAATAAAAATTCATTTATCTGTTCAAGCAAATACAATAAATTGGGCTTCAGTTAAATTTTGAAAACAAATAGGATTAAATAGAATTATTTTATCACGTGAATTATCTATAAATGAAATTTTTGAAATAAAAAAACTAGTTCCTGATATCGAATTAGAGGTTTTTATACACGGTTCCTTATGTATGGCATATTCAGGAAGATGTTTATTATCAAGTTATATAAACAAACGTGATTCTAATCAAGGAGCTTGTACAAATATATGCCGTTGGAAATATAACATATATGAATATAAAAAATATAGAATAAATAATATAGAAAACTCTTCAATATTTAAAAATAAAATAATAAATAAAACTTTTACTATTAATAATAATACTTCAAAAGAATATATGCTTCTATCTGAAGATGAACATGGTTCATATATAATAAATTCAAAAGATCTATGTGCTATAAAATACATAGAAAAATTAATAAAAATTGGCATAAACTCTTTTAAAATAGAAGGAAGAACAAAATCTTTTTATTATTGTGCACGTACAGCTCAAATATATCGAAAAGCAATTAATAGCGTCATAAATGGAAAACAAGTTTCTAATTTTTTAATATCTTCGATTAAAAAATTATCTAATCGTGGATATACTGAAGGTTTTTTAAATCGTCATGCAAACCATATTTCTTATCAAAACTATGATTTTAGTCATTCAATTTCTAGCAGTCAACAATTTGTCGGTGAATTCACAGGTAAATTCTTAAATAACTTTGCTGAATTAAATGTAAAAAATAAATTTAGTATAGGTGATAGTTTAGAAATAATGACGATTTCAAAAAATATTGTATTTATATTAAAGACTTTAAAAAATTATAAAAATGAAATAATTAATATAGCACCTGGAGATGGACATGTTGTATATTTAAAAATTCCAAAAAATACAGATATAAAATTTGCTTTATTAATTCGAAATATAAAAAAATAA
- a CDS encoding proline--tRNA ligase yields the protein MRASKYLFLTLKKTSNDSENIIYELMLRAGMIYKISSGIYSWLPTGLRVLHKIKNIIREEMNNIGAIELSLPIVQPIKLWEKSGRSEQYGFDLFRLFDRRKRSFILGPTHEEVISDLISNFITSYKQLPIILFQIQTKFRDETRPRFGVVRAREFLMKDAYSFHFDQESLKKTYNIMYNVYSRIFTRIGLKFYVVKADTGSMGGNCSHEFQVLSKNGEDNIVFSNKSNFAANLEFAESVKLSLKPNKPKEKMCLIDIKSTSDLINKFNFSIKKIIKTLIVHGSKKSSHSLIALLIRGDHDVNVLKLEKHPLISKPLKFATKKEIETILNIKPEFLGPINISVPIIADYSVALMSDFIIGSNIEGKYYIGVNWVRDIHLPSTYDLRNVSEGDPSPDGKGILQIKRGIEIAHIFQLGTKYSESMKIFVHDKKGINKFITMGCYGIGITRIIAAIIEQSYDEHGIIFPDIIAPFQVAILPVNMNLHFGIKKIVETLYIELKQSGIDVILDDRDERIGVMFADVELIGVPHIIIVGNNNLKINKVEYKFRPDKNKVLIDLNNIVNFLKEKILN from the coding sequence ATGCGTGCTAGTAAATATTTATTTTTAACTTTAAAAAAAACATCTAATGATTCTGAAAATATTATTTATGAACTAATGCTACGTGCAGGAATGATTTATAAGATTTCATCAGGAATTTATAGTTGGTTGCCAACTGGTTTACGTGTTTTACATAAAATAAAAAACATTATTCGTGAAGAAATGAATAATATAGGTGCTATTGAATTATCTTTACCGATTGTTCAACCAATAAAATTATGGGAAAAAAGTGGAAGATCAGAACAATATGGTTTTGATTTATTTCGTCTTTTTGATAGAAGAAAAAGATCTTTTATACTCGGTCCTACTCATGAAGAAGTTATTAGCGATTTAATTAGTAATTTTATAACATCTTATAAACAATTACCAATAATTTTATTTCAAATTCAAACAAAATTCCGTGATGAAACTCGTCCTCGTTTTGGTGTTGTTCGTGCACGTGAATTTTTAATGAAAGATGCGTATTCTTTTCATTTTGATCAAGAGTCGTTAAAGAAAACTTATAATATAATGTATAATGTTTATAGTAGAATTTTTACACGTATTGGGTTAAAATTTTATGTTGTTAAAGCTGATACAGGTTCAATGGGTGGTAATTGTTCTCATGAATTTCAAGTTCTTTCAAAAAATGGTGAAGATAATATAGTTTTTTCTAATAAATCTAATTTTGCAGCAAATCTTGAATTTGCAGAATCTGTTAAATTATCATTAAAACCTAATAAACCAAAAGAAAAAATGTGTCTTATTGATATTAAATCTACTTCTGATTTAATAAATAAATTTAATTTTTCTATAAAAAAAATAATAAAAACATTAATTGTTCATGGAAGTAAAAAATCATCTCATTCATTAATTGCATTATTAATTCGTGGTGATCATGATGTTAATGTATTAAAATTAGAAAAACATCCTTTGATTTCAAAACCATTAAAGTTTGCAACTAAAAAAGAAATTGAAACAATATTAAATATAAAACCTGAATTTTTAGGTCCAATAAATATTTCTGTTCCTATTATTGCTGATTATAGTGTTGCTTTAATGAGTGATTTTATTATTGGTTCAAATATAGAAGGTAAATATTATATTGGTGTCAATTGGGTTCGTGATATTCATTTGCCTTCTACTTATGATTTACGTAACGTTTCTGAAGGAGATCCAAGTCCTGATGGAAAAGGCATATTACAAATAAAACGAGGAATTGAAATTGCTCATATTTTTCAATTAGGTACTAAATATTCTGAAAGTATGAAAATTTTTGTACATGATAAAAAAGGGATTAATAAATTTATAACAATGGGATGTTATGGTATTGGTATAACTAGAATTATTGCTGCTATAATTGAACAAAGTTATGATGAACATGGAATAATTTTTCCTGATATTATTGCTCCATTTCAAGTAGCAATTTTACCTGTTAATATGAATCTTCATTTTGGTATTAAAAAAATTGTGGAGACATTATATATTGAGTTAAAACAAAGTGGTATTGATGTTATTTTGGATGATCGCGATGAACGAATAGGTGTTATGTTTGCTGATGTAGAATTAATTGGTGTTCCTCATATTATTATTGTAGGTAATAATAATTTAAAAATAAATAAAGTAGAATATAAATTTCGCCCAGATAAGAACAAAGTTCTTATTGATCTTAATAATATTGTTAATTTTCTAAAAGAAAAAATTTTAAATTAA
- the tilS gene encoding tRNA lysidine(34) synthetase TilS, whose translation MLKEPEKIIHQVYNKICSFKNLLVGFSGGIDSTSLLHILLKLKNSKKPELNIRAIHINHGLHNKANQWEKHCKTICMNWKIPFICRRVVIDQKNNIESNARKVRYQTYKKELLLNEIIVTAQHLNDQSETFILSLKRGSGPAGLSSIHEVFPFDIQNKTTFIIRPLLNIMRSDLENYIEKNNLNYIEDDSNNNIRFDRNYIRLYVMPLLHKRWPHFSKMVARSAYLCKEQELLIDELLQNKLTTLMNYDGAISIKGLLECSPQKRNALIRRWIKHHKIHVPSLKKLEIIWLEIALAKQNANPICYLDKIEIRRYQNFLWIVNYIKNLSKKCYNWNYPDTFKLPESLGILEIIKYGKIRPPFCYEKVTVRFDFKNKIKIFDKIYSKKIKKIWQEYKVAPWMRNRIPLIFYNETLITAVNYFITLEGISKNKEIGISINWKVLKWLII comes from the coding sequence ATGTTAAAAGAACCAGAAAAAATAATTCATCAAGTATATAACAAAATTTGTTCTTTTAAAAATTTATTAGTTGGATTTAGTGGAGGGATCGATTCCACATCATTATTACATATTTTATTAAAATTAAAAAATTCAAAAAAACCCGAATTAAATATTCGTGCTATTCATATTAATCATGGATTACATAACAAAGCAAACCAATGGGAAAAGCATTGCAAAACAATTTGTATGAATTGAAAAATACCTTTTATATGTCGTCGTGTTGTTATAGATCAGAAAAACAATATTGAATCAAATGCACGTAAAGTTCGTTATCAAACTTATAAAAAAGAACTTCTATTAAACGAAATTATTGTAACAGCTCAACATCTAAACGATCAATCAGAGACATTTATATTATCTCTAAAACGTGGTAGTGGCCCTGCTGGGTTATCATCCATTCATGAAGTATTTCCCTTTGATATTCAAAATAAAACTACGTTTATTATTCGACCTCTATTAAATATTATGCGCTCTGATTTAGAAAATTATATAGAAAAAAATAATTTAAATTATATTGAAGATGACAGTAATAATAATATTCGTTTTGATAGAAATTACATTAGATTATATGTTATGCCTTTATTACATAAAAGATGGCCACATTTTTCAAAAATGGTAGCACGTAGTGCTTATTTATGTAAAGAACAAGAACTTTTAATTGACGAATTATTACAAAATAAACTAACTACATTAATGAATTATGATGGCGCAATATCAATTAAAGGTCTTTTAGAATGCTCTCCTCAAAAAAGAAATGCTTTAATACGTAGATGGATAAAACATCATAAAATACATGTTCCATCTTTAAAAAAATTAGAAATAATTTGGTTAGAGATAGCATTAGCAAAACAAAATGCTAATCCTATTTGTTATTTAGATAAAATTGAAATTAGACGATATCAAAATTTTTTATGGATAGTAAATTATATAAAAAATTTATCAAAAAAATGTTATAATTGGAATTATCCTGATACTTTTAAATTACCTGAATCTTTAGGAATATTAGAAATAATTAAATACGGAAAAATCAGACCACCTTTTTGTTATGAAAAAGTAACAGTACGTTTTGATTTTAAAAATAAAATTAAAATTTTTGATAAAATATATTCGAAAAAAATCAAAAAAATATGACAAGAATATAAAGTTGCACCATGAATGCGTAATCGAATACCTTTAATTTTTTATAACGAAACATTAATTACAGCTGTTAATTATTTTATAACATTAGAAGGAATATCAAAAAATAAAGAGATAGGTATTTCAATAAATTGAAAAGTTTTAAAATGATTGATTATTTAA
- the lpxA gene encoding acyl-ACP--UDP-N-acetylglucosamine O-acyltransferase produces MIENTTYIHPSSIIEKKAIVGTNVRIGPFCYIGDNVEIGEGTVLKSHIVINGYTKIGRNNIFFQFSSIGEINQDLKYNGEPTRFEIGDRNCIRENVTIHRGTMQGGGLTKIGNDNLLMVNVHIAHDCIIGNNCIIANNGTLGGHVIIDDFAIIGGMSAIHQFCKIGSYAMIGGCSGVSQDVPPYIIAQGNHATPFGLNIEGLKRHGFKKESLQYIRNAYKILYCSGKSLKSAREEIDKIAKLNKHVKIFSDFLKKSSQSKRGIIR; encoded by the coding sequence ATGATTGAGAATACAACTTACATACATCCATCATCTATTATAGAAAAAAAAGCTATTGTTGGAACTAATGTTCGTATAGGTCCATTCTGTTATATAGGAGATAATGTAGAAATTGGCGAAGGAACCGTATTAAAATCTCATATAGTTATTAATGGATACACAAAAATTGGTCGAAATAATATTTTTTTTCAATTTTCTTCTATTGGAGAAATCAATCAAGACCTTAAATACAATGGAGAACCTACACGCTTTGAAATTGGTGATAGAAATTGTATTAGAGAAAATGTGACAATTCATAGAGGAACAATGCAAGGAGGTGGTTTAACTAAAATTGGTAATGATAATTTATTAATGGTTAATGTACACATAGCTCATGATTGTATTATAGGAAATAATTGTATTATAGCAAATAATGGTACATTAGGTGGTCATGTTATAATTGATGATTTTGCTATCATAGGTGGAATGAGCGCAATTCATCAATTTTGCAAAATAGGATCTTATGCAATGATTGGTGGATGTTCTGGTGTGTCTCAAGATGTTCCTCCATATATTATAGCACAAGGTAATCACGCAACACCTTTTGGATTAAATATTGAAGGACTAAAACGTCACGGATTTAAAAAAGAATCGTTACAATATATTCGTAATGCATATAAAATATTATACTGTTCAGGAAAATCTTTAAAATCTGCTCGAGAAGAAATTGATAAAATAGCTAAATTAAATAAGCATGTAAAAATTTTTAGTGATTTTTTAAAAAAGTCATCACAATCTAAACGTGGTATTATTCGTTAA
- the thiD gene encoding bifunctional hydroxymethylpyrimidine kinase/phosphomethylpyrimidine kinase codes for MKINALTIAGSDPICGSGIQADLKTFSALGVYGVTVITSLVAQNTLGVQSIYDLPCNFVISQLNSIFTDLRIDTIKIGMLSNCDNIFIVSDFLKKYKVSYTVLDTVILAKNGSFLLQNNAINDLCNELLPIVSLITPNLLEASILLDEPIAKTEDQMIDQGKRLLKKGCKAVLIKGGHLSSLESPDWFITNSKEFRFSSQRINTKNTHGTGCTLSSSIASFRPSSNSWYDSILKAKSYLQNTLKYADMLNIGKGIGPLNHFYKKY; via the coding sequence GTGAAAATTAATGCGCTAACAATAGCTGGATCTGATCCTATATGCGGTTCTGGTATACAAGCAGATTTAAAAACATTTTCTGCATTGGGTGTTTATGGAGTTACTGTTATAACATCATTGGTTGCTCAAAATACGTTAGGAGTTCAATCAATATATGATTTACCATGTAATTTTGTAATTTCTCAACTTAATTCAATTTTTACTGATTTACGTATTGATACAATTAAAATTGGTATGTTATCGAATTGTGATAATATTTTTATTGTTTCGGATTTTTTAAAAAAATATAAAGTTTCTTATACAGTACTTGATACAGTTATACTTGCAAAAAATGGTAGTTTTTTATTGCAAAATAATGCTATTAATGATTTATGTAATGAACTATTACCTATTGTATCATTGATAACACCAAATCTATTAGAAGCTTCAATACTATTAGATGAACCAATAGCAAAAACAGAAGATCAAATGATAGATCAAGGTAAACGTTTATTAAAAAAAGGTTGTAAAGCTGTTTTGATAAAAGGTGGACATTTAAGTAGTTTAGAAAGCCCAGATTGGTTTATCACTAATAGTAAAGAATTTAGATTTAGTTCACAACGTATTAATACTAAAAATACTCATGGTACTGGCTGTACTTTATCTTCATCTATTGCATCATTTCGTCCTAGTTCTAATTCTTGGTATGATAGTATTTTAAAAGCAAAATCTTATTTACAAAATACATTAAAGTACGCTGATATGTTAAATATAGGAAAAGGCATAGGACCTTTAAATCATTTTTATAAAAAATATTAA